One window of the Chryseobacterium shigense genome contains the following:
- a CDS encoding dihydroorotase has translation MKTLIKNVKIVNEGKIFESDILIENDLISKIDSNISEDADQIIDGSGKYLLPGVIDDQVHFRDPGLTHKGDIETESRAAIAGGITSFIDQPNTVPNAVTQELLADKYKIGSQKAYANYGFMMGGTNDNLEEVLKTNPRNVPGIKLFLGSSTGNMLVDNPETLENIFSSTKMLIAVHCEDEATIKANTQKYIDEYGEDIPVRFHHLIRSEEACYKSSSKAIELAEKTGARLHVFHLSTAKEMELFRNDIPLKDKKITAEVCVHHLTFTNDDYETKGSLIKWNPAVKTQKDKDALWEALLDGRIDVVATDHAPHTAEEKQNVYTKCPSGAPLVQHSLPVMLENYYAGKISLEKIVEKMSHNPAILFRIEKRGFVREGYKADLVLADLNTDWTVAKDNILYKCGWSPLEGMNLHSKITQTFVNGQLVYDNGKIADGKFGERLLFEAGE, from the coding sequence ATGAAGACCCTAATCAAAAATGTAAAGATCGTGAACGAAGGCAAAATCTTCGAAAGCGATATCTTAATAGAAAACGACCTTATTTCAAAAATAGATTCCAATATTTCCGAAGATGCAGACCAGATTATTGACGGTTCCGGGAAATACCTTCTGCCGGGAGTAATAGATGATCAGGTGCATTTCAGGGATCCGGGCCTTACCCATAAAGGAGATATTGAAACGGAATCGAGAGCGGCTATTGCAGGAGGGATAACCAGTTTTATAGACCAGCCGAACACGGTTCCTAATGCAGTTACCCAGGAATTACTTGCTGATAAATATAAAATAGGTTCTCAAAAAGCATATGCCAACTATGGTTTTATGATGGGTGGAACCAATGATAACCTTGAAGAAGTTTTGAAGACCAATCCGAGAAATGTTCCGGGAATTAAATTATTCTTAGGCTCTTCTACCGGAAATATGCTTGTAGATAATCCTGAAACCCTTGAAAATATCTTCAGCAGTACAAAAATGCTGATCGCTGTTCACTGCGAAGATGAAGCAACGATCAAAGCCAACACTCAGAAGTATATTGATGAATACGGAGAAGATATTCCGGTGAGATTCCATCACCTGATCAGAAGTGAGGAAGCATGCTATAAATCTTCTTCAAAAGCAATTGAACTGGCAGAAAAAACAGGAGCGAGACTTCATGTTTTTCATCTTTCAACAGCTAAAGAAATGGAGCTGTTCAGAAATGATATTCCGTTAAAAGATAAAAAGATTACCGCTGAAGTATGCGTCCATCACTTAACATTTACCAATGACGATTATGAAACTAAGGGATCTTTGATCAAATGGAATCCTGCCGTAAAAACCCAGAAAGATAAAGATGCATTATGGGAAGCTCTTCTTGACGGAAGAATTGATGTGGTTGCTACGGACCATGCGCCCCATACTGCTGAAGAAAAACAGAATGTGTATACAAAATGCCCTTCCGGTGCGCCTTTGGTACAGCATTCATTGCCGGTTATGCTGGAAAATTATTATGCTGGAAAAATCTCTCTGGAAAAGATCGTTGAAAAGATGAGCCACAATCCGGCTATACTTTTCAGAATTGAGAAAAGAGGTTTTGTAAGGGAAGGGTATAAGGCGGACCTTGTTCTGGCAGACTTAAATACAGACTGGACTGTAGCCAAAGACAATATTCTTTACAAATGCGGATGGAGTCCGCTCGAAGGGATGAATCTGCATTCCAAAATAACCCAGACTTTTGTTAACGGGCAGCTTGTTTATGATAATGGTAAAATTGCAGACGGAAAATTCGGGGAAAGACTTCTTTTTGAAGCAGGAGAATAA